GCGTCCCAGCCACGCAAGTCAACGTCCCCAATTAGTCCTCATACGCGCTACTCGGCTTCTTCACCGAGTCAATCCTTGTCATCTAAcgttgttacatttattgacgTGCCAAACGCGTTTAGTTGGGGTGATAAAAAAATCGATTATGGATCCGATAACAATATATattgatgaaatatttacatattcggTTCCTAATCCAATTAGTCCTCATACGAGCTACTCGGCTTCTTCATTGAGTCAATCCTTGTCATCTAACGTTGTTACATTTCTTGACGCACCAAACACGTTTAGTAGGGATGGTAAAAAATCGATTATAGGTCCGACAACAATgcatatttatgaaatattaacatTTTGGGATCCTAACGTGGATTAGATTTTGAACGtaattaattgatcaaacctaaattgattttaaattcATACAACATTTCTTGGTTTGGACCCAGacccaattttaaaattttttgtatttggattcaaatttcaaatatataactTACGTCAAAACTTAATTTAACCCGAGTCGCACAAATCCGGTTATCGAGAATTTGCCACCCCTACCGTCTACTCACATCTCGTGTTATGTGAACCGTCTCTTTGCCGTCCACACCGTCAAGAATCCTATAAATACCTTTAACGACTAGATACGTGTCTCCTCATTTCCTCTCTTTGAAAAGTTTCCGTTCTCTGTTCGTCCAAAACAGGATCTATTAGATATGTCATCGCCGTCGATGGGGTCGTATTGGTGTTACAGTTGTACTCGCTTCGTAAGCATCGGGGCTCACAGCGACACCGCCGAAGCCGACGATGATGCTATCACGTGTCCGTACTGCGATGGTGGATTCGTTGAAGAGATTGATGAGATGAGGCCAGACAATTCTGGCAGTGATCTCAGCCGTCGATTTCCAGCTTCCGCCCTTCACGTGATCAGTAACAGTAACAGTGAAGATCCTGGTCAGGCCCCAGCTCGTCGATCACGCAGATCTCGCCGAAATGCGAATGGTCGGTCTCCGTTTAACCCCGTTATCGTCCTCCGCGTACCCGCCGATGCCGGTGACGATGAATCGAACAGTTTTGAGCTGTACTACGATGACGGAGCCGGATCTGGCCTGAGACCGCTCCCAACGACGATATCGGATTTCTTGATGGGAGCAGGATTCGATAGAATACTTGAGTCGCTGACTCACATCGAAATGACCAATTTACACCGAACCCGGAATCCGCCTGCATCGAAAGCGGTCGTAGAATCTATGCCCAGAATCGAAATTACAGATACCCATGTCAGCACGGATATTCACTGCGCAGTGTGTAAAGAACCATTTGAATTACATTCTGAAGGGCGTGAGATGCCCTGCAAGCACATATATCATCCCGACTGTATCCTCCCATGGCTTTCAATGAGAAATTCATGTCCAGTTTGTCGGCACGAATTGCCTACAGAGCCAGAGGAGGCCTCTGCTACTGCAACAGAGCAAGAAGAGATAGTGGGGTTGACAATCTGGAGATTGCCTGGAGGTGGGTATGCTGTGGGAAGATTCagtggaggaagaagaggaggtgATACGGAGTTACCGGTTGTGTTTACTGAGATGGATGGGGGGTTTAATAGGGGAGAGACGTCTCCAATGGTTCCATGGGTGACCACTAGAAGAAGTAGGAATGGTGGTTTTAGGGGGCTTTATCGTGGTTTGGCATCATTTTTTGGAAGATTTAGATCGAGGTCTAATTCTTCGTCGTCACCTGGTTCTGTAAGTTTAAGTTCTGGATCAATGAGAAGAAGTTTTAGTCTTTCGAATTCAGTCTTTggtagaaggagaaggagaggatTGGACTTGGAAGGAGGGGAGATTGAGAGGTGGTGATTTTTGAATTGAACAACATAATTGAAGAAGCAGTCTTTTCTCCATTACTGTAAATACCAAATAGCAGAACTTGAAGAAATATGAGATCAGATTTCCAGCGCAAGCATAGCCTTTAGTACTACAAAGTTGATATTTGTTTTTCCTTGTTTGTCGACGGAGTCCTACTAAATTGattcaatttttgttgattGTGAGGAGGATATGCAGCTTGTtgtaatatatttgtattttccaAGTGTTATAATATTCTTTACATTCCTTATATCAAAGCTTCATTGTAGTCCTCTTTGGTATTCTCTAGCTTGTGGAAATTTTACTCTGCTACTTTGGTAGTCTAGGTAGTGTGTTGAAGCAATTGTGTAGTCCTTGAATTGTCATGTTAGCTTTGTACGTTGAGAAATGGAAAGCAGCAACTTTTCTTTGCAGGTATTTCCCAACTCACAAGTTCAGTTACACAAGGATGAATCTgtacccaaagaaaaaaaaaagatgaatgtGAGTAGCAGTGTCCAAGTAACAAAATGATATTTAAGGTATGAGTTCGTAAATCGCAACACTCTTGTGACATTGGGTTTCGAGTTTCGACCCAATTTATCATGTGCCCAAGTCATTGGTTTTGAGTTTAGATCCAACTTACTTTCTCATCAACATATTGGGGTTTGAGCTTTGATCCACCTTACTTTGTTGACTGAGTTTTAAGTTTACCTTGACATggatgagaaatttatgtgatCGCAAGCAAGCATGATAGCATAGTACTCTTATCCAGATTATGATGCCCTAGGAGCACTCGACTCTGATAATCCTTCCACAGCTACTTCAATGAGTGAGGAAGAGATAAATTCCTTACATGTTCACAAGTATAAGGTTTCTGCCACAGAGAGGTAATTTTATTACTATGATTTGTATCTTCTATGTGGTTTTGTTTATGCTCCTTATATTCATCCGCCTGGACACAGTTCTGCCTCATTACTGCTGCAGGCATCGTCTTCTTCGGTACCAGCTGAGTTATAGTCCACATCACAGACGTTCGATTTTCATGGTAATTTCTTCTATTGTCTGATTTTCTTTTCCAGTTTCATGTGAACTGCATCGATCCATGGCTGCGGCAACAAGGCACATGCCCTGTGTGTAAATTTCAGCTGGGGTCAGGATGGCAAGAAAGTAGAGAGAGTGAGTCAGATGGATTGGACATGGTCTAGTGAACGCCTACTGTGTGTGAGATTATGGTATCTAATCACCTAACTATCAACCAAACACTTCTCTCCAGCACTCCTATACATCAAAATTCCTCTCAACATCCACTGCACCACTAGTGGCATATATGTCTGTTCTAGCTCAGATTACAATTGGGCATATCTCATAATGATGGCAGAATCCCATTTTTATGTCCATAATTGGTAAAAGTGAACTATGTGTATACATGTTGGCttgatattttcattttatgatAAAGATTTCAAAACAGGCATTGAATTAGACAGCTTTGGAGTAAGGGTGTCAAAATTTTGTTTGGTCCGGATGATCAAAATTTTCTAACCttgattaaaccaagtttgaacataacttaCAGGTTGAAAACtgggttcaaacacaaaatttttatccggtttaaaaccgggtctgggtccaaacacataattTTTTTCAGTTTACTTGTTTAAACCCTAATctggattaggttattgtctggTTTTCTTATCCGACTTTAAATCAGTCcggatttggtcaattaagtacgtccaaaattCAATTCGGATTAAGGTCCAAACATATTAATATCTTATTAATGTTGTCTAACTCGGAACTGACTcgtaattgaatttttttttcaccccTGCTACAGAGTGCATGAGCAAATAGCCggtatatttcattcaatttcCAATCCAAAGGAGGGAGTCTATTCTGGGCCTCTGACAAGCCCACATATCATATCTCAGAGCGACTGTGTGTGGACCCATTATTATCCACCCTAAGCCCACTGTTGTATACCCATTCACTAAGCCCTATAAGGAAATCCCAATCATATTTGGTAAATTTTTTATGACCCACAccctcatttttattttctttcttgtgtaAAGACGACTGAACATTGGCTGGAGTCTGGACACTAGTGTAATCCAAGTTCGTGACGTATATCATCGAATGAGCCTATTCCAAGTCAGATCTTTTAGTAGCCCATTATTTGGGTAATCTGGACCAGCCCAGCTAATATAATATAGGCCTGCAGAGCCCAGCCCAATTAAAGGGATGAAGTGCCCTAATTTACGCACATTGGATCATTGGTCCTGAAAATTTCTCGCATTGCAACGCCTATGGTGTGTTTCTTGGCAAGCGGAGACAGTAAGGGAGAGATTCGAGTTTCAGAACAGGAGCTCTCTGGTGATTTTTCTGAAGCTAACCCAATAAGCAGATTATGGCAAAGCGTGAGCTTTCAAACACCTTGAGGAACTTGAAGGTAACTCGAGGACTAAGCCAGCTCTTCTTTGCTTCTGTGATGTATTGGTTCTAACTGcaaggttttctttttttatgaaaaaagttGAATCGAACTTGCTTCGATTCCTGTGggtattttttaaattagttGATAATTTCCTTTCGTTTGAGCTTGTAAACCTTAATGGGATATTCCGTTGCTTCATTGTAATAGTTCATGCAAAGAGCTGCTCAGAGAGAGGAGAAAcccaagaaagaagaagacgtTAAGCCTGATGGGAATTTCTTTTCCCCTGGTGCCGTTAATAAAAAATGGTAAAATTACGTTTATGAAAATTATCATGTGAGATTTGTCTGTAGTACTTGACTTAATTTTCTATTTGAATTATTGTTAATGTTAGTCTTGAATCACTAGAGGTTATGGTTTGATTGCATGTTTGCATACAATAGCACAATTACGGCCTTGGCATTAATTGCTTCCTCTGTAATTCTTGCCCTCTGGTTGTACATCCTGGGGAAAAAAGAGATTATAAAAAATTGGTTCACGGTATGGAATTAGAGCAACTTGTAGCTTCTTTTGCAATCCGTGTAATGTTCATTGGATTTTGTTTATAAAATAGCTGCTACTATCTGGCAGAATTGTCTTGAGATCTCACCTGTTCCATTCCGTGGCTGTTTTGTACGCTTGCAGTGTTGTCATAATGGAAGGGGATCCTCTCCCGGGAGCAACTATGGGCCGTATGTCGTTTCAGAGTTTCAATCCTTCTATTGATGTGAGTAAAGCTCTAGTGACCCAAATGCTATTTCCAATGACTATAGGCCTGCTGTTCTTCTCTTTATGGCCTCTGTTGTCTCCTCACTAAAGCCTTGCCTTGGTAGAAACTGAATGAAGCAGGAAACACTCACAAGCCTGAAGCACCTGCCACTTCTTCTGACAACCAGAGTGGAAAGTTCTCTTTTAGGTTGGTTATTTTGTCCTTGAAATCATGTCAACTGTTTTACCTTTTGTGGCACGTCCTTACAGTGTGGGTTTGTgatatttgaaattattttatcatttttcaatCTTACAGCAATATATCGTCATTAGAAGGCCAAAAATAAGTTTTTATGAAAGATTGTACTGGATGAGTAAATTGTTGCAAGACCATACCAATATATGTTGTTTTGTGCCCCAACTAGAGTTTTAAGTCATTCAAATGGATATGAATTCTGGAGTTGGGCCAATTTCCTCAACCTGCCGGTTTGTGCAATGCAGTGTTGAGACTCGTGTATGGCTGTGCCCTGGGCATGGCAATCTCTGAGCAGTAGTCACTTATGTTAATCCCATCTGTTGTATATTCGACATAGTCCTCCCATAAATGAGCCAAAGAATCTCTCATCTTCCAGAATTGTAGATAACTAGTTGGTGCACACTTTTCATTTACCAAATAAATGGATCATTAATCTTTTGTGGAAGCTATAGAAAATCAAATGAGGGCAGAACTGAAGGATGACCACACAGACATTTGAAATATGGACTATGTTCTTGCATGTATTTGCAACTTGTGGAAGAGACATTTTATTCTACTTTGCTGCTgatatctctctttctttctgctTATCAACAGAGAAAATGGGCCCTCAAATGGAGCTGAATGCCCAAATGTCGATGATAAATTAAATTACGAGGCTGATGGAGATCTCAAAAGAAAACAGCCTgaagaggtgtcagaaaaggaTCTGCCAAATGAATCCCCTAAAACTGTTGTAGGTGGTCAGCATTCGTCGCCACTTAACAATAAAGCCTCCTTCAAGCAACCAAAGCGTGAAAAGCTGGATTGGAATGTTCTTAGACCGTCAAAGGGTAAAAACAGAAGAGAGTGAGCATGAGTAGGCTTATTTCACAATTTGGGAGTTCAAAAAACTCCATGCTGTCTGTGAACGTAGGGACATGGATTTCTCGCATCACTTCAAGCCTTGCTGCGTCTAGTTTCATCAGGTGATTTCTAGATGTTCTTTCGTTTTTTTGGAGATtgtataagttttttttttttaccgtgTTTGTGCTTACAACTGCCTTTTTCTTCACTAAACTCTTCCACAATGGTTGGAAGGACTCGTAGGATTATATAAGGGTGTGAAAAGAGTACATTCATATGGCATCCATTCTCGAACTGTACCATCTTTTCTGTCTTCATGGATGCTATTGTGACTTAATTTTGTTTACTGAATGAGAATTTGTAGCGGGATCATTTACCTGTTATGGTCAAAAGCACATATGCTGCGCCCTGAGTATTCTCTTAAATAACATTTTCTTTGTGTGATACGAATAAGCTATCCTGCGGTATGTTTTCCAATCTCCATTTATAGTGATATGAATACAAGGATGCAGAGGAAGGGTGGTGAATGTTCATATTCTTGTGTTCCCCAATTCACTTTACCTGTTGTGCG
This genomic stretch from Tripterygium wilfordii isolate XIE 37 chromosome 22, ASM1340144v1, whole genome shotgun sequence harbors:
- the LOC119991900 gene encoding E3 ubiquitin-protein ligase RDUF2-like, yielding MSSPSMGSYWCYSCTRFVSIGAHSDTAEADDDAITCPYCDGGFVEEIDEMRPDNSGSDLSRRFPASALHVISNSNSEDPGQAPARRSRRSRRNANGRSPFNPVIVLRVPADAGDDESNSFELYYDDGAGSGLRPLPTTISDFLMGAGFDRILESLTHIEMTNLHRTRNPPASKAVVESMPRIEITDTHVSTDIHCAVCKEPFELHSEGREMPCKHIYHPDCILPWLSMRNSCPVCRHELPTEPEEASATATEQEEIVGLTIWRLPGGGYAVGRFSGGRRGGDTELPVVFTEMDGGFNRGETSPMVPWVTTRRSRNGGFRGLYRGLASFFGRFRSRSNSSSSPGSVSLSSGSMRRSFSLSNSVFGRRRRRGLDLEGGEIERW
- the LOC119990849 gene encoding uncharacterized protein LOC119990849, which encodes MAKRELSNTLRNLKFMQRAAQREEKPKKEEDVKPDGNFFSPGAVNKKCVVIMEGDPLPGATMGRMSFQSFNPSIDKLNEAGNTHKPEAPATSSDNQSGKFSFRENGPSNGAECPNVDDKLNYEADGDLKRKQPEEVSEKDLPNESPKTVVGGQHSSPLNNKASFKQPKREKLDWNVLRPSKGKNRRE